A genome region from Mustelus asterias unplaced genomic scaffold, sMusAst1.hap1.1 HAP1_SCAFFOLD_322, whole genome shotgun sequence includes the following:
- the LOC144486360 gene encoding uncharacterized protein LOC144486360: MEKPWKCGDCGKRYRAPSELEDHRHSHTGERPFTCSQCGEGFTRVSQLQRHQRAHTGERPFTCSQCGKGFTRSSSLQAHQRVHTGERPFTCSQCEKGFSQLANLQRHQRVHTGERPFTCSQCEKGFSHLANLQRHQRVHTGERPFTCFQCGKGFTDLSTLRRHQRVHTGEWPFTCSMCGKGFSQLAELQTHQRVHTGERPFTCSQCEKGFTDLFTLRTHQRVHTGEWPFTCSECEKGFSQLSNLQKHQRIHTGERPFTCSHCGKGFTDLSTLRRHQRVHTGEWPFTCSMCGKGFSQLAKLETHQRIHTGERPFTCSQCGKGFTDLFTLRTHQRVHTGEWPFTCSQCEKGFSQLSNLQKHQRVHTGERPFTCSQCGKGFSQLSNLQTHQRLHTGERPFTCSQCGKGFSQLSTLRTHQRVHTGERPFTCSQCGKGFRVSSALLRHQNAHE, from the coding sequence atggagaaaccatggaaatgtggggactgtgggaagagatacagagccccatcagagctggaagatcatcggcacagccacactggggagagaccatttacttgctctcagtgtggggagggattcactcgggtatcccagctgcagagacaccagcgagctcacactggggagaggcccttcacttgctctcagtgtgggaagggattcactcggtcatccagcctgcaggcacaccagcgagttcacactggggagagaccgttcacctgctctcagtgtgagaaggggttcagtcaattggctaacctgcagagacaccagcgagttcacactggggagaggccgttcacctgctctcagtgtgagaaaggGTTCAGTCATTTAgctaacctgcagagacaccagcgagttcacacaggggagagacctttcacctgctttcagtgtgggaagggattcactgatttatccaccctgcggagacaccagcgagttcacactggggagtggccgttcacctgctctatgtgtgggaaggggttcagtcaattagctgagctgcagacgcaccagcgagttcacactggggagagaccattcacctgctctcagtgtgagaaggggttcactgatttattcaccctgcggactcaccagcgagttcacactggggagtggccgttcacctgctctgagtgtgagaaggggttcagtcaattatctaacctgcagaagcaccagcgaattcacactggggagagaccgttcacctgctctcattgtgggaagggattcactgatttatccactctgcggagacaccagcgagttcacactggggagtggcctttcacctgctctatgtgtgggaaggggttcagtcaattagctAAGCTGGAGacccaccagcgaattcacactggggagagaccgttcacctgctctcagtgtgggaagggattcactgatttattcaccctgcggactcaccagcgagttcacactggggagtggccgttcacctgctctcagtgtgagaaggggttcagtcaattatctaacctgcagaagcaccagcgagttcacactggggagagaccgttcacctgctctcagtgcgggaaggggttcagtcaattatctaacctgcagacgcaccagcgccttcatactggggagagaccgttcacctgctctcagtgtgggaaggggttcagtcaattatccaccctgcggacacaccagcgagttcacactggggagagaccattcacctgctctcagtgtgggaagggtttcagagtttcatccgccctgctgagacaccaaaatgctcatgagtga
- the LOC144486361 gene encoding uncharacterized protein LOC144486361, producing MEKPWKCVDCGKGFGFPSQLEVHRRSHTGERPFTCSVCGKGFTHSYNLLTHQRVHTGERPFTCPVCGKGFTRSSHIVTHQLVHTDERMFTCSDCEKSFKCKKDLLTHQRIHTGERPFTCSVCGKGFIQSSHLQTHQLVHSDNKLFNCSHCEKSFKNKKDLLTHQYAHTGERPFTCCVCGKGFSRPSALLNHQRIHTGERPFTCSDCGKGFTRSSNLLNHQRVHTGERPFTCSVCGKGFSQSSNLLTHQKVHSAERPFTCSVCGKGFSHLSYLLKHQRVHTGERPFTCNVCGKGFIQSSHLLTHQRVHKRLQGLDSTLNDAVNHIQD from the coding sequence atggagaaaccgtggaaatgtgtggattgtgggaagggattcggtttcccatcacaactggaagttcatcggcgcagtcacactggggagagaccgttcacctgctccgtctgtgggaagggattcacccattcatacaaccttctgactcaccaacgggttcacactggggagaggccgttcacctgccctgtgtgtgggaagggattcactcgctcatcccacattgtgacacaccaacttgttcacactgatgagagaatgtttacatgttctgactgtgagaagagttttaaatgcaaaaaggatctgctgacacaccaacgaattcacactggggagagaccgttcacctgctctgtgtgtgggaaaggattcattcagtcatcccacttgcagacacatcaacttgttcactctgataacaaactttttaattgttcccactgtgagaagagctttaaaaataaaaaggatcTGCTAACGCACCAatatgctcacactggggagaggccattcacctgctgtgtgtgtgggaagggattcagccgtccatctgccctattgaaccaccagagaattcacactggggagaggcccttcacctgctcagactgtgggaagggattcactcgttcatccaacttattgaatcaccagcgagttcacactggggagaggccgttcacctgctctgtgtgtgggaagggattcagtcagtcatccaacctgctgacacaccagaaagTTCACAGtgcggagaggccatttacctgctctgtctgtgggaagggattttctcatttatcttatcttctgaaacaccagcgagttcacactggggagaggccgttcacctgtaatgtctgtggaaagggatttattcagtcatcccacctgctaacacaccagcgagttcacaaacgactgcaaggtttggattctactcttaatgatgctgttaatcatatccaggactga